The Clostridium sp. AWRP genome has a window encoding:
- the adhE gene encoding bifunctional acetaldehyde-CoA/alcohol dehydrogenase, with translation MKVTKVTNVEELMKKLDEVTAAQKKFSSYTQEQVDEIFRQAAMAANSARIDLAKMAVEESGMGIVEDKVIKNHFVSEYIYNKYKDEKTCGILEQDEGFGMVRIAEPVGVIAAVVPTTNPTSTAIFKSLIALKTRNGIVFSPHPRAKKSTIAAAKIVLDAAVKAGAPEGIIGWIDEPSIELSQVVMKEADLILATGGPGMVKAAYSSGKPAIGVGPGNTPAVIDESADIKMAVNSILLSKTFDNGIICASEQSVVIVDSVYDKVKKEFADRGAYILSKDETDKVGKTIIINGALNAGIVGQSAFKIAQMAGVKVPEDAKVLIGEVESVELEEPFSHEKLSPVLAMYKAKNFDEALLKAGRLVELGGIGHTSVLYVNAMTEKVKVEKFRETMKTGRTLINMPSAQGAIGDIYNFKLAPSLTLGCGSWGGNSVSENVGPKHLLNIKSVAERRENMLWFRVPEKVYFKYGSLGVALKELRTLEKKKAFIVTDKVLYQLGYVDKITKNLDELRISYKIFTDVEPDPTLATAKKGAAELLSYEPDTIISVGGGSAMDAAKIMWVMYEHPEVRFEDLAMRFMDIRKRVYVFPKMGQKAMMISVATSAGTGSEVTPFAVITDERTGAKYPLADYELTPNMAIVDAELMMGMPKGLTAASGIDALTHALEAYVSVMASEYTNGLALEATRLVFKYLPIAYTEGTTNVKAREKMAHASCIAGMAFANAFLGVCHSMAHKLGAQHHIPHGIANALMIDEVIKFNAVEAPRKQAAFPQYKYPNVKRRYARIADYLNLGGKTDDEKVQLLIDAIDDLKTKLNIPKTIKEAGVSEDKFYATLDTMSELAFDDQCTGANPRYPLIGEIKQMYINAFDTPKATKATVERKTKKKK, from the coding sequence ATGAAGGTAACTAAGGTAACTAACGTTGAAGAATTAATGAAGAAGTTAGATGAAGTAACGGCTGCTCAAAAGAAATTTTCTAGCTATACTCAAGAACAAGTAGATGAAATTTTTAGGCAGGCAGCTATGGCAGCCAATAGTGCTAGAATAGACCTAGCTAAAATGGCAGTGGAAGAAAGCGGAATGGGAATTGTAGAAGACAAGGTCATTAAAAATCATTTTGTTTCAGAATATATTTATAACAAATATAAGGATGAAAAGACCTGTGGGATTCTGGAACAAGATGAAGGTTTTGGTATGGTTAGAATTGCAGAACCTGTAGGAGTTATTGCAGCAGTAGTTCCAACAACTAATCCAACATCTACAGCAATATTTAAATCACTAATAGCTTTAAAAACTAGAAATGGTATAGTTTTTTCACCTCATCCAAGGGCCAAAAAATCAACTATTGCAGCAGCTAAGATAGTACTTGATGCAGCAGTTAAAGCTGGTGCCCCTGAAGGAATTATAGGTTGGATAGATGAACCTTCCATTGAACTTTCACAGGTGGTAATGAAAGAAGCAGATTTAATTCTTGCAACTGGTGGACCGGGTATGGTTAAGGCTGCCTATTCTTCAGGAAAACCTGCTATAGGAGTTGGCCCAGGTAACACACCTGCTGTGATTGATGAAAGTGCTGACATTAAAATGGCAGTAAATTCAATATTACTCTCAAAAACTTTCGATAATGGAATTATTTGTGCTTCGGAGCAGTCAGTAGTAATAGTAGATTCCGTATACGATAAAGTCAAGAAAGAATTTGCGGATAGAGGAGCGTATATATTAAGTAAGGATGAAACAGATAAGGTTGGAAAAACAATTATAATTAATGGAGCCTTAAATGCTGGAATTGTAGGGCAAAGTGCTTTTAAGATAGCACAAATGGCAGGAGTAAAAGTTCCAGAAGATGCTAAAGTACTTATAGGAGAAGTAGAATCAGTAGAACTTGAAGAACCATTCTCACATGAAAAGTTGTCTCCAGTTTTAGCTATGTATAAAGCAAAGAATTTTGACGAAGCTCTTTTAAAAGCTGGAAGACTAGTTGAATTAGGAGGAATTGGTCATACATCTGTATTATATGTAAATGCAATGACGGAAAAAGTAAAAGTAGAAAAGTTCAGGGAAACTATGAAGACTGGTAGAACATTGATAAATATGCCTTCAGCACAAGGCGCTATAGGAGACATATATAACTTTAAACTAGCTCCTTCTTTGACATTAGGCTGTGGTTCCTGGGGAGGAAACTCTGTATCAGAAAACGTTGGACCTAAACATTTGTTAAACATAAAAAGTGTTGCTGAGAGGAGAGAAAATATGCTTTGGTTTAGAGTACCTGAAAAGGTTTATTTCAAATATGGTAGTCTTGGAGTTGCATTAAAAGAATTGAGAACTTTGGAGAAGAAAAAGGCATTTATAGTAACGGATAAAGTTCTTTATCAATTAGGTTATGTAGATAAAATTACAAAAAATCTTGATGAATTAAGAATTTCCTATAAAATATTTACAGATGTAGAACCAGATCCAACCCTTGCTACAGCTAAAAAAGGTGCAGCAGAGCTGCTTTCTTATGAACCGGATACAATTATATCAGTTGGTGGTGGTTCGGCAATGGATGCGGCCAAGATCATGTGGGTAATGTATGAACATCCAGAAGTAAGATTTGAAGATTTAGCTATGAGATTTATGGATATAAGAAAGAGAGTATATGTTTTCCCTAAGATGGGTCAGAAAGCAATGATGATTTCAGTAGCAACATCCGCAGGGACAGGGTCGGAAGTTACGCCATTTGCAGTAATTACCGATGAAAGAACAGGAGCTAAATATCCACTGGCTGATTATGAATTGACTCCAAACATGGCTATAGTTGATGCAGAACTCATGATGGGAATGCCAAAGGGACTAACAGCAGCTTCAGGCATAGATGCATTGACTCATGCATTGGAGGCTTATGTGTCAGTAATGGCTTCAGAATATACCAACGGATTGGCTCTTGAAGCAACAAGATTAGTATTTAAATATTTGCCAATAGCTTATACAGAAGGTACGACTAATGTAAAGGCAAGAGAAAAAATGGCTCATGCTTCATGTATTGCAGGTATGGCCTTTGCCAATGCATTTTTAGGGGTATGCCACTCCATGGCACATAAATTGGGAGCACAGCACCACATACCACATGGAATTGCAAATGCACTTATGATAGATGAAGTTATAAAATTCAATGCTGTAGAGGCTCCAAGGAAACAAGCGGCATTTCCACAATATAAATATCCAAATGTTAAAAGAAGATATGCTAGAATAGCTGATTACCTAAATTTGGGCGGAAAAACAGATGATGAAAAAGTACAATTGCTAATAGATGCTATAGACGACTTGAAAACCAAGTTAAATATTCCAAAGACTATTAAAGAAGCAGGAGTTTCAGAAGATAAATTCTATGCTACTTTAGATACAATGTCAGAACTGGCTTTTGATGATCAATGTACAGGAGCTAATCCAAGATATCCACTAATAGGAGAAATAAAACAAATGTATATAAATGCATTTGATACACCAAAGGCAACTAAGGCAACTGTTGAAAGGAAAACAAAGAAGAAAAAATAA
- a CDS encoding carboxypeptidase regulatory-like domain-containing protein: MFISDIYTLKASDPFEITVHEEATVNLELNKVSPCYNTLLTGKVLYENSPIQNATVKVFDNNFKPLFHTETDKNGIYIFKNILSPGIYKVIATAIGYTTSITKEIRITENLITKLSFTLKKSSTFIKGIVYGKILEAVSRKPIENATVYLAYLNDCNNTIYKTTSNSTGQYLIYNIVPNNYKLTVEKQGYLVSDPVQLTIKKYDRVMLNLDLIRDSNYNNSTISGTVTIDKKPISNITVFLYLLDKQGNEKVVQIQITNNNGIYIFSNLENGFYIVKGKLQDNLIFEKHVTLSE; this comes from the coding sequence ATGTTTATCAGTGATATTTATACTCTCAAAGCAAGCGATCCATTTGAAATAACGGTGCATGAAGAGGCTACTGTTAACCTAGAATTAAATAAGGTTTCCCCCTGTTACAATACGCTCTTAACAGGGAAAGTTCTTTATGAAAATTCACCAATACAGAATGCAACAGTTAAGGTGTTTGATAACAACTTTAAACCTCTTTTTCACACTGAAACTGATAAAAATGGAATTTATATCTTTAAAAATATATTAAGTCCTGGAATATATAAAGTTATTGCCACAGCAATTGGTTACACCACATCAATAACTAAAGAAATCCGCATAACAGAAAATTTGATTACTAAGCTATCATTCACACTGAAGAAAAGTTCGACATTTATAAAAGGTATTGTCTATGGTAAAATACTTGAGGCAGTAAGCAGAAAACCTATTGAAAATGCAACCGTTTATTTAGCTTATTTGAATGATTGCAACAATACGATTTATAAAACTACGTCAAATTCAACAGGACAGTATCTAATATATAATATTGTTCCTAATAATTATAAGTTGACAGTTGAAAAACAAGGCTATTTAGTATCAGATCCTGTACAATTAACAATTAAAAAATATGATCGCGTTATGTTAAATTTAGATTTAATCAGAGATTCAAATTATAATAATAGTACAATTAGCGGAACAGTTACAATTGATAAAAAACCAATTTCAAATATAACAGTATTTTTATACCTTCTTGATAAACAAGGAAATGAGAAGGTAGTTCAGATTCAAATAACCAATAATAACGGAATCTATATTTTTTCAAATTTAGAAAATGGATTCTATATAGTAAAAGGAAAGTTACAAGATAACTTAATTTTTGAAAAACATGTTACTCTATCTGAATAA
- the ltrA gene encoding group II intron reverse transcriptase/maturase: MINELLGIQYNIEKARLDGKVQNLAYYINESAIIASHKEMDRKKAKGIDGVSKDDYSVNLKANVERLLKQMRNGSYQPEPIRRTYIPKDGSKKMRPLGISCYEDKLVENVIAKILIEVYEPKFFNESYGFRPNRNCHQAIREIIEDVQYHKVSYIVEADIKGFFNNVDHEWLIKFLEHDIADKKFIEIIKKFLKAGIMENGKYLDSERGTPQGNGASPVLANIYLHYVLDYWFAVKIKRKCKGEAYLIRYCDDFVCCFQNKWEADGFYQKLIERFDKFGLEFALEKTKILEFGRFAKKNRANRGLRKPETFDFLGFTFYCSEDGKKGFFRCKVKTSKKKFRSKVKTMKEWIKKNRIMPVGELIKKINQKLRGHYQYYGVTDNTRSVKCYQNVVKWLLFKWLNRRSQRKSYTIETFYNGLLRTFPLLEPKISVSLFYR; the protein is encoded by the coding sequence ATGATTAATGAGCTACTTGGAATACAATATAATATAGAAAAAGCTAGATTAGATGGAAAGGTTCAAAACCTTGCATATTATATCAATGAAAGTGCTATTATAGCTAGCCATAAAGAAATGGATAGAAAGAAAGCAAAAGGCATTGATGGAGTATCAAAAGATGATTATTCTGTAAATCTAAAAGCTAATGTGGAACGTTTGTTAAAGCAAATGAGAAATGGGAGCTATCAGCCAGAACCTATAAGAAGAACGTATATTCCAAAAGACGGAAGCAAGAAGATGAGACCTCTAGGAATATCTTGCTATGAAGATAAGCTAGTAGAAAACGTAATAGCAAAGATATTAATAGAAGTATATGAACCTAAATTCTTTAATGAATCCTATGGATTTAGACCAAATAGAAACTGCCATCAAGCAATTAGAGAAATCATAGAGGATGTTCAATATCATAAGGTGAGTTACATTGTTGAAGCTGATATAAAAGGATTCTTTAATAATGTTGATCATGAATGGTTAATAAAGTTCCTGGAACATGATATTGCAGATAAGAAATTTATAGAGATAATTAAGAAATTCTTAAAAGCTGGAATAATGGAAAATGGTAAATACCTAGACAGTGAACGAGGAACACCGCAAGGTAATGGAGCATCTCCAGTTCTTGCAAATATATATTTACATTATGTACTGGACTATTGGTTTGCTGTCAAAATCAAAAGGAAATGCAAAGGCGAAGCCTATTTGATAAGATATTGTGATGATTTTGTATGTTGCTTTCAAAATAAATGGGAGGCAGATGGGTTTTATCAAAAGCTAATAGAAAGATTCGATAAATTTGGATTAGAATTTGCTTTAGAGAAAACTAAGATACTAGAGTTTGGTAGATTTGCAAAGAAAAATAGAGCAAATCGAGGATTAAGAAAGCCAGAAACCTTTGACTTTCTTGGATTTACATTCTATTGTAGTGAAGATGGTAAGAAAGGATTCTTTCGATGTAAGGTTAAGACTAGTAAGAAGAAATTCAGAAGTAAAGTTAAGACTATGAAAGAATGGATTAAGAAGAATAGGATAATGCCAGTAGGTGAATTGATTAAGAAAATTAATCAGAAACTAAGAGGACACTATCAGTATTATGGGGTCACTGATAATACAAGAAGTGTGAAGTGCTATCAAAATGTTGTAAAATGGTTGCTCTTTAAATGGTTAAATAGAAGAAGCCAAAGGAAGAGCTATACAATAGAAACATTTTACAATGGTTTATTGAGAACTTTTCCGTTATTAGAACCGAAAATAAGCGTAAGTTTATTCTATAGATGA
- the adhE gene encoding bifunctional acetaldehyde-CoA/alcohol dehydrogenase gives MKVTNVEELMKRLEEIKDAQKKFATYTQEQVDEIFRQAAIAANSARIELAKMAVEESGMGIVEDKVIKNHFASEYIYNKYKDEKTCGVLERDAGFGIVKIAEPVGVIAAVVPTTNPTSTAIFKSLIALKTRNGIIFSPHPRAKKSTIAAAKIVLDAAVKAGAPEGIIGWIDEPSIELSQVVMGEANLILATGGPGMVKAAYSSGKPAVGVGPGNTPAVIDESADIKMAVNSILLSKTFDNGMICASEQSVIVLDSIYEEVKKEFAYRGAYILSKDETDKVGKIILKNGALNAGIVGQPAFKIAQLAGVNVPEKAKVLIGEVESVELEEPFSHEKLSPVLAMYRARDFEDAIAKTDKLVRAGGFGHTSSLYVNPMTEKAKVEKFSTMMKTSRTIINTPSSQGGIGDIYNFKLAPSLTLGCGSWGGNSVSENVGPKHLLNIKSVAERRENMLWFRVPEKVYFKYGSLGVALKELKVMNKKKVFIVTDKVLYQLGYVDKVTKVLEELKISYKVFTDVEPDPTLATAKKGAEELLSYEPDTIISVGGGSAMDAAKIMWVMYEHPEVRFEDLAMRFMDIRKRVYVFPKMGEKAMMISVATSAGTGSEVTPFAVITDERTGAKYPLADYELTPNMAIVDAELMMGMPRGLTAASGIDALTHALEAYVSVMATEFTNGLALEAVKLIFEYLPIAYTEGTTNVKAREKMAHASCIAGMAFANAFLGVCHSMAHKLGAQHHIPHGIANALMIDEVIKFNAVDDPIKQASFPQYEYPNAKYRYAQIADCLKLGGNTEEEKVQLLINAIDDLKAKLNIPETIKEAGVSEEKFYTTLDKMSELAFDDQCTGANPRYPLISEIKQMYINVFDKTELIVEDEEE, from the coding sequence ATGAAAGTTACAAACGTGGAAGAATTAATGAAAAGACTAGAAGAAATAAAGGATGCTCAAAAGAAGTTTGCTACATATACTCAAGAACAAGTGGATGAAATTTTTAGACAAGCAGCTATAGCAGCCAATAGTGCTAGAATAGAACTGGCTAAAATGGCAGTAGAAGAAAGCGGAATGGGAATTGTAGAAGACAAGGTTATTAAAAATCACTTTGCCTCAGAATATATATATAACAAATATAAGGATGAAAAGACCTGTGGAGTTTTAGAGAGAGATGCAGGCTTTGGTATAGTTAAAATTGCGGAACCTGTAGGAGTTATTGCAGCAGTAGTTCCAACAACTAATCCAACATCTACAGCAATATTTAAATCACTAATAGCTTTAAAAACCAGAAATGGTATAATTTTTTCACCCCATCCAAGGGCAAAAAAATCAACTATTGCAGCAGCTAAGATAGTACTTGATGCAGCAGTTAAAGCTGGTGCTCCTGAAGGAATTATAGGATGGATAGATGAACCCTCCATTGAACTTTCACAGGTGGTAATGGGAGAAGCAAATTTAATTCTTGCAACTGGTGGACCAGGTATGGTTAAGGCTGCTTATTCTTCAGGAAAACCTGCTGTAGGAGTTGGTCCAGGTAACACACCTGCGGTAATTGATGAAAGTGCTGACATTAAAATGGCAGTAAATTCAATACTACTTTCAAAAACTTTTGATAATGGTATGATTTGTGCTTCGGAGCAGTCAGTAATAGTTTTAGACTCAATATATGAGGAGGTTAAAAAGGAATTTGCTTATAGGGGAGCTTATATATTGAGTAAGGATGAAACGGATAAGGTTGGAAAAATAATTTTGAAAAATGGGGCCTTAAATGCTGGTATTGTAGGACAACCTGCTTTTAAAATAGCACAACTAGCAGGAGTGAATGTACCAGAAAAAGCTAAAGTACTTATAGGAGAGGTAGAATCAGTAGAACTTGAAGAACCATTTTCTCATGAAAAGTTATCTCCGGTTTTAGCTATGTACAGAGCAAGAGATTTTGAGGATGCCATTGCAAAAACTGATAAACTGGTTAGAGCAGGTGGATTTGGACATACATCTTCTTTATATGTAAATCCAATGACAGAAAAAGCAAAAGTAGAAAAATTTAGTACTATGATGAAAACATCAAGAACTATAATTAACACACCTTCATCCCAAGGTGGTATAGGTGATATATATAACTTTAAACTAGCTCCTTCGTTGACACTAGGCTGTGGTTCCTGGGGAGGAAACTCTGTATCCGAAAATGTTGGCCCTAAACATTTATTAAACATAAAAAGTGTTGCTGAGAGGAGAGAGAATATGCTTTGGTTTAGAGTGCCTGAAAAGGTTTATTTCAAATATGGTAGTCTTGGAGTTGCGTTAAAAGAATTAAAAGTTATGAATAAGAAGAAAGTATTTATAGTAACAGATAAAGTTCTTTATCAATTAGGTTATGTGGACAAAGTTACAAAAGTTCTTGAGGAATTAAAAATTTCCTATAAAGTATTTACAGATGTAGAACCAGATCCAACCCTTGCTACAGCCAAAAAAGGTGCAGAAGAACTGCTTTCCTATGAACCAGATACAATTATATCAGTTGGTGGTGGTTCAGCAATGGATGCGGCCAAGATCATGTGGGTAATGTATGAGCATCCAGAGGTAAGATTTGAAGATTTAGCTATGAGATTTATGGATATAAGAAAAAGAGTATATGTTTTCCCTAAAATGGGAGAAAAGGCAATGATGATTTCAGTAGCAACATCCGCAGGAACAGGATCGGAAGTTACTCCATTTGCAGTAATTACAGATGAAAGAACAGGAGCTAAATATCCACTGGCTGATTATGAATTGACTCCAAACATGGCTATAGTTGATGCAGAACTTATGATGGGAATGCCAAGAGGACTTACGGCAGCGTCAGGTATAGATGCGTTAACCCATGCACTGGAGGCTTATGTATCAGTAATGGCCACAGAATTTACTAATGGATTGGCTCTTGAAGCAGTAAAATTAATATTTGAATATTTGCCAATAGCTTATACAGAAGGTACAACTAATGTAAAGGCAAGAGAAAAAATGGCTCATGCTTCATGTATTGCAGGTATGGCATTTGCCAATGCATTCTTAGGAGTATGTCACTCTATGGCACATAAATTGGGAGCACAGCATCACATACCACATGGAATTGCCAATGCACTTATGATAGATGAAGTTATAAAATTCAATGCTGTAGATGATCCGATAAAACAGGCTTCATTCCCGCAATACGAGTATCCAAATGCCAAGTATAGATATGCTCAGATAGCTGATTGCCTGAAGTTGGGAGGAAATACAGAAGAGGAAAAGGTGCAATTATTAATAAATGCTATAGATGATCTAAAAGCTAAGTTAAATATTCCAGAAACTATTAAAGAAGCAGGAGTTTCAGAAGAAAAATTCTATACTACTTTAGATAAAATGTCAGAATTAGCTTTTGATGATCAATGTACAGGAGCTAATCCAAGGTATCCACTGATAAGTGAAATAAAACAAATGTATATAAATGTTTTTGATAAAACTGAGTTAATTGTAGAAGATGAGGAAGAGTAG
- a CDS encoding 3'-5' exonuclease: MEFENVFIINCSEGLIPHANSIQNNLEEERRLFYVGVTRAIDNLTLCYSSTIMKKAVDVSRFINECDLLNSEELMKDCGLETGDYVVHKVFGSGKIIDKGDNCLKVLFSDNREIGFDLSVLYNGQLMKDAARKCL, translated from the coding sequence ATGGAGTTTGAGAATGTGTTCATAATAAACTGCAGTGAAGGATTAATTCCCCATGCAAATAGCATACAAAATAACCTGGAAGAAGAAAGACGACTTTTTTATGTAGGGGTTACAAGAGCCATAGATAATTTGACTTTGTGTTATTCAAGTACTATTATGAAAAAAGCAGTAGATGTATCCAGATTTATAAATGAATGTGATTTGTTAAATTCGGAGGAACTTATGAAAGATTGCGGCTTAGAGACAGGAGATTATGTAGTTCACAAAGTATTTGGAAGTGGAAAAATAATAGATAAGGGAGATAATTGTTTAAAAGTATTATTTTCAGATAATAGAGAGATAGGATTTGATTTATCTGTTCTTTATAATGGACAGTTGATGAAGGATGCTGCTAGAAAATGTTTGTAA
- a CDS encoding ATP-dependent helicase, producing MNMEVLKTEFKYLRDKIIEKQYEHLDPMQRKAVLNGENNCIVIACPGAGKTQTIINRVDYLCRFGPIYNTDYVPNFLKANDLQIMNKSLNDDSFKDVSTVDRIEHLLNGNKINPQNIVVITFTRAAALNMKNRYISIGNKEKSPFFGTFHSLFYNILKKYNKEINIIDPYKAHEIVKNALMNYLDFIGEEKVKEVLNDISLLKNSETDIDLFKSKIDKSAFLKCFNEYENYKARNKLMDFDDLQLKVKDMFLNQKSILDSYQNLFKYILVDEFQDSDNLQIELLQLIGGKGFIFAVGDEDQCIYSFRGSKPECMVNFDNYFKDGRKIYLKINYRSVKNVVELSKKIICNNKNRNVKLIENNRKNNGNIYFKVFEREKEQAVFVSNSIKEIISKGKYKYSHIAVSYRTNLESRSIIDAFLKYNVKFKLLDGQYNFYEHFICKDLIAYLKLAVNMCDKNSFMRIINRPFRYIGKVNIKKVIDNRIKENCFDILRQVGDLPIFQLKNITVLERNIKKLNRMKKQDRINYILDKLDYMDYLKNYCMKLNRDMDELQDIIGEFKEACGEFDSIESFLDNIENVAQTLEKGEKEDNAVTLSTIHGVKGMEFENVFIINCSEGLIPHANSIQNNLEEERRLFYVGVTRAIDNLTLCYSSTIRKKAVDVSRFIEECDLLNSGELMKNCGLETGDYVVHKVFGSGKIIDKEDNCLKVLFSDNREIGFDLSVLYNGQLMKDAARKCL from the coding sequence ATGAATATGGAAGTGCTAAAAACAGAGTTTAAGTATTTAAGAGATAAAATAATTGAAAAGCAATATGAGCACCTTGATCCTATGCAGAGAAAAGCAGTTTTAAATGGTGAAAATAACTGCATTGTCATTGCTTGTCCTGGAGCAGGAAAGACTCAGACTATTATTAATAGAGTGGACTACTTGTGTAGATTCGGCCCTATATACAATACAGATTATGTACCTAATTTTCTAAAGGCTAATGATTTACAGATAATGAATAAATCTTTAAATGATGATTCTTTTAAAGATGTGAGCACAGTAGATAGAATTGAGCATTTGTTAAATGGCAATAAAATAAATCCACAGAACATAGTTGTCATAACTTTTACAAGAGCAGCTGCTCTCAATATGAAAAACAGATACATATCCATAGGAAATAAAGAAAAATCACCTTTTTTTGGAACGTTTCATTCTCTATTTTATAACATATTGAAAAAATACAATAAAGAAATAAATATTATAGATCCCTATAAGGCACACGAGATAGTTAAAAATGCACTTATGAATTATTTGGACTTTATAGGAGAAGAGAAAGTAAAGGAAGTTTTAAATGACATATCTCTTTTAAAAAATAGTGAGACTGACATAGATTTATTTAAAAGTAAAATTGATAAAAGTGCATTTTTAAAATGTTTTAATGAATATGAAAATTACAAAGCTAGGAATAAGCTTATGGACTTTGATGATTTACAATTAAAGGTTAAAGATATGTTTCTAAATCAAAAATCTATTCTAGACAGTTATCAGAATTTGTTCAAGTATATTTTAGTTGATGAATTTCAGGACTCAGATAATCTCCAAATAGAACTTTTACAACTAATAGGAGGTAAGGGGTTTATATTTGCAGTAGGAGATGAAGATCAGTGCATATATTCTTTTAGGGGGTCTAAGCCAGAGTGCATGGTGAATTTTGATAACTATTTTAAAGATGGAAGAAAAATTTATTTAAAAATAAATTACAGGAGTGTTAAAAATGTAGTTGAATTGTCCAAAAAGATTATATGTAATAACAAAAATAGGAATGTAAAACTTATTGAAAATAACAGAAAAAATAATGGAAATATATACTTCAAGGTATTTGAAAGAGAAAAAGAACAGGCCGTTTTTGTATCAAATTCAATCAAAGAAATTATAAGCAAAGGAAAATACAAATATAGTCACATAGCTGTGTCTTATAGAACTAACCTGGAATCAAGAAGTATAATAGACGCTTTTTTAAAATACAATGTAAAGTTTAAACTTTTGGATGGTCAGTATAATTTTTATGAACATTTTATATGTAAGGATTTAATAGCATATCTTAAATTGGCTGTAAATATGTGCGATAAGAATAGTTTTATGAGAATAATAAATAGGCCTTTTAGATATATTGGAAAAGTAAATATAAAAAAAGTTATAGATAATAGAATAAAGGAAAATTGCTTTGATATTTTAAGGCAAGTAGGTGATTTACCTATTTTTCAGCTTAAAAATATAACTGTGCTTGAAAGAAATATTAAAAAATTAAACAGGATGAAGAAACAGGACAGAATAAATTATATATTGGACAAATTAGATTATATGGACTATTTAAAAAATTACTGCATGAAATTAAATAGGGACATGGATGAACTTCAAGATATTATAGGAGAGTTTAAGGAAGCCTGCGGGGAATTTGATAGTATAGAATCATTTTTAGATAATATTGAAAATGTGGCACAGACTTTAGAAAAAGGTGAGAAGGAAGATAATGCAGTTACTTTGAGCACTATTCACGGCGTGAAAGGTATGGAGTTTGAGAATGTGTTCATAATAAACTGCAGTGAAGGATTAATTCCCCATGCAAATAGCATACAAAATAACCTAGAAGAAGAAAGGCGGCTTTTTTATGTAGGAGTTACAAGAGCCATAGATAATTTGACTTTATGTTATTCAAGTACTATTAGGAAAAAGGCAGTAGATGTATCCAGGTTTATAGAGGAATGTGACTTGTTAAATTCGGGAGAACTTATGAAAAATTGCGGCTTAGAGACAGGAGATTATGTAGTTCACAAAGTATTTGGAAGTGGAAAAATAATAGATAAGGAAGATAATTGCTTAAAAGTATTGTTTTCAGATAATAGAGAGATAGGATTTGATTTATCTGTTCTTTATAATGGACAGTTGATGAAGGATGCTGCTAGAAAATGTTTGTGA
- a CDS encoding carboxypeptidase-like regulatory domain-containing protein, translating to MAFKDLYVIGRSPQFAITGREEISENLDLTESPTASSGILKGTVTSDGVPIANATVKVFDINDNPIEHTNTGSNGQYTIANLPIGSYKVTAIAPGYLLPNTIPITIQNNKTTTANIALTADPDANLSVIYGIIRTVNGEVPIQNANVLLYSETLPEPTLISTGTTNDNGQYILGLIPTGDYHLLVSKLGFFPTQTATINVGTKELINSDVSLVPDAEANTGTVSGFIKDISTGLPIANAGIALYSIVGGVETIIATTRSTITGRYLFTNINPGNYLVKSTKQEEVS from the coding sequence ATGGCATTCAAAGATTTATATGTAATTGGACGCAGTCCTCAGTTTGCTATTACAGGAAGAGAAGAAATATCAGAAAATCTTGATTTAACCGAAAGTCCTACTGCAAGCAGTGGTATTCTAAAAGGAACAGTAACATCTGATGGAGTTCCTATAGCTAATGCCACAGTTAAAGTATTTGATATAAATGATAATCCTATTGAGCACACAAATACAGGTAGCAATGGTCAGTATACTATTGCTAATCTTCCAATTGGATCTTATAAGGTAACAGCAATTGCACCTGGATATCTATTACCAAATACAATTCCAATAACTATTCAAAATAATAAAACCACTACTGCAAATATAGCATTAACAGCAGATCCTGATGCAAATCTAAGTGTAATATATGGTATCATAAGAACTGTCAATGGAGAAGTACCAATTCAAAATGCAAATGTACTTTTATATAGTGAGACCCTACCAGAGCCTACACTCATATCAACAGGTACAACCAATGATAATGGGCAATATATACTAGGTCTTATTCCTACTGGTGACTATCATTTGCTAGTATCAAAATTAGGTTTCTTTCCAACTCAAACAGCCACAATTAACGTTGGCACAAAAGAACTAATCAATAGTGACGTATCATTAGTGCCAGATGCCGAAGCAAATACAGGCACCGTTAGTGGGTTTATAAAAGACATTTCTACAGGTCTTCCAATTGCAAATGCAGGAATAGCTTTATATTCTATAGTAGGCGGAGTTGAAACCATTATTGCTACTACAAGATCCACTATTACAGGTAGGTATTTGTTTACGAATATAAATCCAGGCAACTATTTAGTAAAATCTACTAAGCAGGAAGAAGTATCATAA